From a single Plasmodium yoelii strain 17X genome assembly, chromosome: 9 genomic region:
- a CDS encoding protein tyrosine phosphatase, putative: MATCFNSGLLHNPQCRVNQEDAGNNVCNCDMYVNYVNKKYFEIEQYYGNMNFNIDYLNPVLNHPTRIEHGKIKILILDAPTNDLLPLYIKEMRNYNVTDLVRTCERTYDDEEIKKAGINVHELIFPDGDAPTADIVNSWLDIVNTVIKNNCSVAVHCVAGLGRAPVLASVVLIEFGMDPIDAIVFIRDRRKGAINKRQLQFLKTYKKKKKKKNCLRKCHFM; encoded by the coding sequence ATGGCTACCTGTTTTAATAGTGGATTATTACACAACCCTCAATGCAGAGTCAACCAGGAAGATGCCGGAAACAATGTGTGTAATTGTGATATGTATGTTAACTATgtgaacaaaaaatattttgaaatcGAACAATATTATGGAAATATGAATTTTAATATAGATTATTTGAATCCGGTTTTAAATCACCCCACTAGGATTGAACatgggaaaataaaaattttaattttagatGCCCCTACTAATGATTTATTaccattatatataaaagaaatgaGAAATTATAATGTAACAGATTTAGTGCGAACTTGTGAAAGAACATATGATGAtgaggaaataaaaaaagccGGTATAAATGTGCATGAATTAATATTTCCGGATGGAGACGCCCCGACTGCTGATATAGTTAATAGTTGGCTTGATATAGTAAATACTgtaattaaaaacaattgtTCAGTTGCAGTGCATTGTGTTGCAGGATTAGGTAGAGCTCCTGTATTAGCTTCTGTTGTTCTTATTGAATTTGGTATGGATCCTATTGATGCTATTGTTTTTATACGTGATAGAAGAAAGGGTGCAATTAATAAAAGACAATtgcaatttttaaaaacgtataaaaaaaaaaaaaaaaaaaaaaattgtttgaGAAAATGCCATTTCATgtga
- a CDS encoding ubiquitin-like protein Dsk2, which produces MTINVSFKVTGGKEFTISIEPTITVMELKQKCAEHVDIPVESQRIIFKGKILKDKEPLTLYGVADGNVMHLVRSSVPAKDSEAEKENNKESNSATDQNQGINENLNNFNDNPLVQMLMQRGAGVDMNSFGQGVGDGNFNYGNLASMLNPNGNGEFNRESISSLLNNPLARSLMNELSNNPEMLTNLISNNPLLRNTFSQSPLMQPMLDNPNLLREFMRPEVLQAGLQIESALNNNQNNNNNNNNNNNPGGLRMEDLLSNLSNFANANPNGGLNSSNGNNANNLNSLFQSPELLQTFQQVMRGNPNLGNFNFGNLAQNLNLNTPNVTDNRPPEERYASQLVSLQEMGFIDNDANIQALQETGGDVNSAVTRLLERGFN; this is translated from the exons atgactATTAATGTTTCATTTAAAGTTACTGGAGGTAAAGAGTTTACAATATCAATTGAACCGACAATAACGGTCATggaattaaaacaaaaatgtgCTGAACATGTAGATATACCCGTTGAGTCTCAgagaattatatttaaag ggaaaatattaaaagacaAAGAACCATTAACTTTATATGGTGTAGCTGATGGAAATGTAATGCACTTAGTTCGTAGTTCTGTTCCAGCAAAGGACT CTGAAGccgaaaaagaaaataataaggaaaGCAATTCAGCAACAGATCAAAACCAAGGTATAAATGAAAACTTAAACAATTTTAATGACAATCCCTTGGTACAAATGTTGATGCAAAGAGGAGCAGGAG TTGATATGAATAGCTTTGGACAAGGAGTTGGAGATGGAAATTTCAATTATGGAAATTTAGCAAGCATGTTAAATCCAAATGGAAATGGTGAATTTAATAGAGAAAGTATAAGTTCTTTATTAAATAACCCATTAGCTAGATCATTAATGAATGAACTTAGTAACAATCCGGAAATGCTTACAAACTTAATATCAAATAACCCATTATTAAGAAATACGTTTTCTCAAAGCCCTCTTATGCAACCTATGTTGGATAATCCAAACTTGTTGAGAGAATTTATGAGACCTGAAGTATTACAAGCAGGTTTACAAATAGAAAGTGCACTAAacaataatcaaaataataataataataataacaacaataataatCCAGGAGGTTTAAGAATGGAAGATTTATTAAGTAATTTAAGTAATTTTGCAAATGCCAATCCAAATGGTGGCTTAAATAGTTCTAATGGCAATAATGCCAATAATCTTAATTCCCTTTTTCAATCTCCTGAATTATTACAAACTTTTCAACAAGTTATGAGAGGAAACCCTAATTTAggaaattttaattttggAAATTTAGctcaaaatttaaatttgaATACACCAAATGTAACTGATAATAGGCCACCTGAAGAAAGATATGCCTCTCAATTGGTAAGTCTTCAAGAAATGGGATTTATTGACAATGATGCAAATATCCAAGCTTTGCAAGAAACTGGAGGAGATGTTAATTCTGCAGTTACACGCCTTTTAGAAAGGGGATTTAACTGA